From Penaeus monodon isolate SGIC_2016 chromosome 42, NSTDA_Pmon_1, whole genome shotgun sequence, one genomic window encodes:
- the LOC119599440 gene encoding facilitated trehalose transporter Tret1-like, which produces MAVSRSLTTTQTPRTTQQVTALPDIMAEVGMSSADLVNDAKPARATQYIAAISATMGALCFGTVLGYSSPAGILLTSNSTDSSLQLTTVENSWFSSSVNLGALVGGPIGGLCVNAIGRRGTMLALFPFFFGSWVIIALGQNFAMLLVGRIIAGLCTGVVCIASPTYIGEFASADIRGTLGAGFQLMAGVGILYAYIFGAFINSWQILAVVCAVPTILFCVLMVFSKESPSYLLSKGKDKEAQESMRYFRGPDYNIQPEMQMLKQSLEDSRANKASFSDLKQAYILKPLLIAVALMLFQQLCGVNAVLFNLKAIFSESGTDLSDDVSSIIVGVVQVLATVVASVLMDRAGRKFLLITSSAAMTVALVGLGVFFYLKDNGDVSALGWLPITSLMVFIAAFSFGFGPIPWLMMSELFTPNVREAAGGLSTMTNWGMSFIVTYFFESMRDAIHEYGVYWLFGGICAVSLVFCVLVVPETKGKTLQEITALFGGPATSPTPARPSSPSSASEKQKW; this is translated from the exons ATGGCAGTCAGTAGGTCTTTGACTACGACTCAAACTCCACGAACCACCCAACAG GTGACAGCACTACCAGACATCATGGCGGAGGTGGGGATGTCATCCGCTGATCTCGTAAATGATGCGAAACCTGCTCGGGCTACGCAGTACATCGCTGCTATATCAG CAACGATGGGAGCCCTCTGCTTCGGCACAGTTCTCGGTTACTCCTCCCCAGCGGGCATCTTACTGACCAGCAACTCCACCGACAGTTCCCTGCAGCTGACCACCGTCGAAAACAGCTGGTTCTCCTCGTCAGTCAACCTCGGGGCTCTCGTAGGAGGTCCAATCGGCGGCCTCTGTGTCAACGCCATCGGCCGGCGGGGAACCATGCTGGCCTTGTTCCCGTTCTTCTTCGGGTCCTGGGTGATCATCG CTCTCGGTCAAAACTTCGCCATGCTCTTGGTGGGTCGCATCATCGCTGGACTGTGCACAGGGGTAGTGTGCATAGCAAGTCCCACCTACATCGGAGAATTCGCCTCTGCTGACATCCGGGGAACGTTAG GCGCAGGTTTCCAGCTGATGGCGGGGGTTGGCATTCTCTACGCATACATCTTTGGTGCTTTTATAAACAGCTGGCAAATACTCGCAGTTGTGTGCGCTGTCCCGACAATCCTTTTCTGCGTGTTAATGGTCTTCTCAAAGGAGTCCCCGAGTTACCTGCTCTCTAAGGGGAAAGATAAGGAGGCCCAGGAATCTATGCGATACTTCCGAG GACCTGACTACAACATCCAGCCGGAGATGCAGATGCTGAAACAGAGTCTCGAAGACTCCAGAGCGAACAAAGCTTCTTTCTCAGACCTGAAGCAGGCGTACATCTTGAAGCCTCTCCTTATCGCCGTTGCACTCATGTTATTCCAGCAGCTCTGTGGCGTCAACGCTGTTCTCTTTAACTTGAAGGCTATCTTTTCG GAGTCAGGAACAGACCTCTCCGATGACGTCAGTTCCATCATCGTCGGTGTAGTTCAAGTTCTGGCCACTGTTGTCGCTAGTGTGCTTATGGACAGAGCTGGTAGGAAATTTCTTCTGATCACATCTTCGGCAGCCATGACAGTTGCTCTCG TGGGTCTCGGTGTCTTCTTCTACCTGAAAGACAATGGTGACGTCAGTGCCCTCGGATGGCTCCCTATTACGTCATTGATGGTCTTCATTGCGGCATTCAGTTTCGGCTTCGGACCTATCCCTTGGCTCATGATGA GCGAACTTTTCACACCCAACGTTCGTGAAGCTGCCGGCGGGCTGAGTACAATGACAAACTGGGGAATGTCTTTTATTGTCACGTACTTCTTCGAGAGTATGCGG gatgCCATCCACGAATACGGTGTGTACTGGCTCTTCGGTGGTATCTGCGCCGTCAGCTTGGTCTTCTGTGTCCTGGTGGTGCCGGAGACGAAGGGAAAGACCCTGCAGGAGATCACGGCGCTCTTTGGGGGTCCTGCCACGTCCCCTACGCCCGCCAGACCTTCATCGCCTTCGTCAGCGTCCGAGAAACAGAAATGGTAG